One Physeter macrocephalus isolate SW-GA chromosome 10, ASM283717v5, whole genome shotgun sequence DNA window includes the following coding sequences:
- the AKAP12 gene encoding A-kinase anchor protein 12 isoform X1 produces the protein MGAGSSTEQRSPEQPEAGSATPAEPEPEPSGGGSAAEAAPGSSADATIAAADPATKLLQKNGQLSTVNGLAEQGELGLQEGALNGQEEEVTVTDVGQRESEDVSERDSDKDMAANSAAVQDITKEGQEEMPEMMEQIPASESSVDELTQPAEPQANDVGFKKVFKFVGFKFTVKKDKTEKSDAVQLLTVKRDEGLGPGGSDGAGDHREPSREMGDTTPKDAELKQSTEKPEETPRHEQSHPEISLQVESGPPAEEGKDEGEEKQEKEPAKSPDSPTSPVASETASPFKKFFTQGWAGWRKRTSFRKPREDELEASEKKKEQEPEKADAEENEKTEDLSEQPPSQEARESAQDARLSAEYEKVELPAEDQVQAPPEEKPAPLATEVFDEKVEIVAEVHVSTVEKDTAEQKAEVEEAVEPSPPEQLLETDADLQDAERPEALLKMEEEAGAPSGDHAQPAEGADAKAPPTPPEGVAGEVEVPSSQERTKVQGSPLKKLFTSSGLKKLSGKKQKGKRGGDEESGEQHPASADSPDIPDEPKGESSASSPEEPEEITCLEKGVAEAPQDGETEEGTTSDGEKKREGVTPWASFKKMVTPKKRVRRLSESDKEDEVDKVKSSTLSSTESAASEMQEEGKGNGEEQKPEEPKRKVDTSVSWEALICVGSSKKRARKASSSDDEGGPKPLGGDSPKPEEAGRDREPGPDALPAGSQDHDQPPGSSSPEQAGSPSEGEGVSTWESFKRLVTSRKKSKSKLEEKSEDLVAGSGLEYSASDAELGKEESWVSIRKFIPGRRKKRLDGKQEQAAMEDTGPTEVNEDDSDVPAVVPLSEYDAVEREKTEAQQALKSGEGPEQKVAVDVSEELSKSLVHTVTVAVMDGTRAVTSIEERAPSWISASVTEPLEQAEDEDKPPSGEVFEKEVIAEETPIDTKTLPESQEAADDTVASKVELTPEALTAAETTEAFCAEEATEASGAEETTDMVSAVSQLTDFPDTTEEATPVQEVEGSVPDMEDQAKRTQEVLQAVAEKVKEESQLPDARGLDDTIQTTQKGQAKILEQVEEAEEDSHTLDQKEAMDGASKGHVQETKTETLTQGAVIVQATPESLEKVPPGTESAEARELTSTCPAETVAAVKPETVPEQAVAPDSAETLTDSETDGSTPVADLEATNVSQQTKIMEIDEDGEVPSGTQYQVTEGEALPELKEMPPEPSSFQSQEEKHSEMEEVLEHTDKEVTVETVPILSKTEVIQEAGRCADEEAKEEPSVEGLVSADTEITEKKVTEVALEDEVTKKAEFQKNDDLELQRPATSLPTPVERERVVQVERDKTELEPTQVNEEKLECKPAVTTCEELGEQLVQAVNVTVIDGEKEVISFEGSSSLPVHKEEACTEIQVQSSEASLALTAAAVGEKVLGEAIKILETAETLQSAEARLVPEEKSSEKDEGSPAQRGEDAVPTGTESQATSVPVIVSVTPEKGISADLEGDKTTSQKWESDGDGEQVGCQEGSVSKTREEDLKAEDEILKLETESCKLVQNVIQTVVDQLGSTEETAAAFQTQAQLTEADSQEAGQKIEKEEGRLQPCTLDETQTIEAKEESPLSAGEHTHPDVSKDANEALEKMAAARVESSRVDDQQLEEVAFPSKEKREGPETKSVPEDDGGAGFGERTEKSPFESREDEKGDAADDPGNQTSAPEDAEASGASTKEPPDAIGPKLKEKGDGQEVEFQEEKVQSESEKESKTQTQEETQDQEGEPARPEPTES, from the coding sequence tTGGACAGAGAGAGTCTGAAGATGTGAGTGAAAGGGACTCAGACAAAGACATGGCTGCTAACTCAGCGGCGGTTCAAGACATCACGAAAGAGGGGCAGGAGGAAATGCCTGAGATGATGGAACAGATCCCTGCCTCAGAAAGCAGTGTAGACGAGCTGACGCAACCCGCTGAGCCCCAGGCTAACGATGTAGGATTTAAGAAGGTGTTTAAGTTTGTCGGCTTCAAATTCACTGTGAAAAAGGATAAGACAGAGAAGTCTGATGCTGTGCAGCTTCTCACCGTGAAAAGAGATGAAGGCCTAGGGCCAGGAGGGTCCGACGGGGCTGGTGACCACCGGGAGCCCAGCCGGGAGATGGGGGACACGACACCCAAAGACGCTGAGCTCAAACAGTCCACAGAGAAACCCGAAGAGACGCCCAGACACGAGCAGAGCCACCCAGAAATCTCCCTTCAGGTGGAGTCTGGTCCACCAGCCGAGGAAGGcaaagatgaaggagaagaaaaacaagagaaagaaccCGCCAAATCTCCAGACTCTCCGACTAGCCCAGTGGCCAGCGAAACCGCATCGCCCTTCAAAAAATTCTTCACTCAAGGTTGGGCCGGCTGGCGAAAAAGGACCAGTTTCAGGAAGCCTCGGGAGGACGAGCTGGAggcttcagagaagaaaaaggaacaagagCCAGAAAAGGCAGACGCAGAAGAAAACGAGAAGACGGAAGATCTGTCCGAGCAGCCGCCCTCACAGGAGGCCCGCGAGAGTGCCCAGGATGCCAGGCTGTCGGCTGAGTATGAAAAAGTGGAGCTGCCCGCCGAAGACCAAGTGCAAGCACCTCCAGAAGAGAAACCCGCCCCGTTAGCAACAGAAGTATTCGATGAAAAAGTAGAGATTGTCGCGGAGGTCCACGTCAGCACTGTAGAGAAGGACACGGCGGAGCAGAAAGCCGAGGTGGAAGAAGCAGTAGAGCCCTCGCCACCTGAGCAATTGCTTGAAACGGACGCCGACCTTCAGGACGCCGAGCGCCCGGAAGCGCtgctgaagatggaggaagaggcggGCGCCCCCAGCGGGGACCACGCCCAGCCGGCGGAGGGCGCAGACGCGAAAGCGCCTCCCACACCCCCTGAGGGCGTCGCGGGGGAGGTGGAGGTTCCGTCCTCGCAGGAGAGAACTAAGGtgcagggaagccctttaaagaAACTGTTCACGAGCAGCGGCTTAAAAAAGCTCtctggaaagaaacagaaagggaaaagaggaggagatGAGGAGTCCGGGGAGCAGCATCCAGCCTCAGCAGATTCTCCCGACATTCCAGACGAGCCCAAGGGCGAGAGCTCGGCCTCGTCCCCCGAAGAGCCCGAGGAGATCACGTGCCTGGAGAAAGGCGTGGCCGAGGCCCCCCAGGACGGGGAGACGGAGGAAGGGACCACTTCCGACGGAGAGAAGAAGAGGGAAGGTGTTACCCCCTGGGCATCTTTCAAAAAGATGGTGACGCCCAAGAAACGCGTGAGAAGGCTCTCTGAAAGTGACAAGGAGGACGAAGTGGACAAGGTCAAGAGCTCCACCCTGTCCTCCACGGAGAGCGCCGCCTCTGAAATgcaggaagaggggaaaggaaacGGAGAAGAGCAGAAGCCGGAAGAGCCAAAGCGCAAGGTTGACACCTCCGTGTCCTGGGAAGCTCTGATTTGTGTGGGGTCATCCaagaaaagagcaagaaaagCATCCTCTTCCGACGACGAAGGGGGGCCAAAACCCCTGGGAGGAGACAGCCCCAAAccagaggaagcagggagagacaGGGAGCCGGGCCCAGACGCGCTCCCTGCCGGCTCCCAAGACCACGACCAACCCCCAGGAAGTTCCTCACCCGAGCAGGCCGGCAGCCCCTCCGAAGGGGAGGGGGTCTCCACCTGGGAGTCATTTAAAAGATTAGTCACCTCGAGAAAAAAATCGAAGtcaaaactggaagagaaaagtgaagacTTGGTAGCTGGGTCCGGCCTAGAATATTCAGCCTCAGATGCTGAGCTGGGGAAAGAAGAGTCTTGGGTTTCAATCAGGAAGTTTATTCCTGGGCGAAGGAAGAAAAGGCTGGATGGGAAACAAGAACAAGCGGCGATGGAAGATACGGGGCCAACGGAGGTCAACGAGGACGATTCGGACGTCCCAGCCGTGGTGCCTCTGTCCGAGTACGATGCGGTGGAAAGGGAGAAAACGGAAGCACAGCAGGCTCTGAAGAGCGGGGAGGGCCCCGAGCAGAAGGTGGCTGTCGACGTGTCGGAGGAGCTCAGTAAGAGTCTGGTTCACACCGTGACTGTGGCTGTCATGGACGGGACAAGGGCCGTTACCAGCATCGAAGAAAGGGCACCTTCCTGGATCTCTGCTTCGGTGACAGAACCTCTTGAACAAGCAGAAGACGAAGACAAGCCACCATCTGGGGAGGTGTTTGAAAAAGAAGTCATTGCAGAGGAAACCCCCATCGATACCAAAACGCTGCCAGAGAGCCAGGAGGCCGCTGATGACACAGTCGCCAGCAAGGTGGAATTGACCCCTGAAGCTCTGACGGCCGCAGAAACCACAGAGGCATTCTGTGCTGAAGAAGCCACAGAAGCCTCTGGTGCTGAAGAGACCACCGACATGGTTTCGGCTGTTTCCCAGTTAACCGACTTTCCAGACACCACCGAGGAAGCAACACCAGTTCAGGAGGTGGAGGGCAGCGTGCCCGACATGGAAGACCAGGCGAAGAGGACCCAAGAGGTGCTGCAGGCCGTTGCAGAAAAAGTTAAAGAGGAATCACAGCTGCCTGACGCCAGAGGGCTAGATGACACCATCCAGACAACCCAGAAAGGACAGGCAAAAATACTGGAGCAGGTGGAAGAAGCAGAAGAGGATTCTCACACACTCGATCAGAAGGAAGCAATGGATGGAGCATCCAAAGGACATGtacaagaaacaaaaactgagacTTTGACACAGGGGGCGGTGATTGTACAGGCCACCCCAGAAAGCTTGGAAAAAGTTCCTCCAGGCACAGAGAGTGCAGAGGCCAGGGAGCTTACAAGCACTTGTCCAGCTGAAACCGTGGCTGCGGTAAAACCAGAGACTGTCCCGGAACAGGCTGTTGCTCCTGACTCAGCTGAAACCCTCACAGACAGTGAGACCGATGGAAGCACCCCAGTAGCAGATCTTGAAGCTACAAATgtaagccagcagaccaagatcATGGAAATCGATGAAGATGGTGAGGTTCCATCCGGTACCCAATACCAGGTCACAGAAGGTGAGGCACTTCCTGAACTGAAAGAGATGCCTCCAGAACCTTCCAGTTTTCAATCCCAGGAAGAAAAGCATTCAGAAATGGAAGAGGTTCTAGAACATACAGATAAAGAGGTAACAGTGGAAACTGTACCCATCCTTTCAAAAACTGAGGTGATTCAAGAGGCTGGCCGATGTGCTGATGAGGAAGCCAAAGAGGAGCCATCTGTCGAAGGACTTGTGTCTGCTGACACAGAAATAACCGAGAAAAAGGTAACTGAAGTTGCCCTTGAGGATGAAGTTACGAAAAAAGCTGAATTTCAGAAGAATGATGATCTCGAACTCCAGAGACCTGCTACGTCTCTTCCAACCCCAGTGGAGCGAGAGAGGGTAGTTCAAGTGGAAAGGGACAAAACGGAATTAGAGCCAACTCAAGTAAATGAAGAGAAACTTGAGTGCAAACCAGCTGTTACCACCTGTGAAGAGCTCGGTGAGCAACTGGTTCAGGCAGTGAATGTAACCGTCATAGATGGGGAAAAGGAAGTCATCAGTTTTGAAGGAAGTTCTTCTCTGCCCGTTCACAAGGAAGAGGCGTGCACAGAAATTCAAGTTCAAAGCTCTGAGGCATCATTAGCTCTAACAGCTGCAGCAGTGGGGGAGAAGGTCTTAGGAGAAGCTATCAAGATTTTAGAAACAGCGGAAACTTTGCAATCTGCAGAGGCACGTTTAGTGCCGGAAGAAAAGTCCTCAGAAAAAGATGAAGGCTCTCCTGCTCAGCGGGGAGAAGATGCGGTGCCCACAGGGACTGAATCTCAGGCCACATCAGTGCCGGTGATAGTATCTGTTACGCCTGAAAAAGGCATCAGTGCTGACCTGGAAGGAGATAAAACCACATCACAGAAATGGGAGTCAGATGGCGACGGTGAGCAGGTTGGTTGTCAGGAAGGCAGCGTAAGCAAAACAAGAGAGGAGGATTTAAAGGCTGAAGATGAGATTTTGAAACTTGAGACAGAGAGCTGCAAGCTTGTACAAAACGTAATTCAGACAGTTGTTGACCAGTTGGGGAGTACAGAAGAAACGGCCGCTGCTTTCCAGACCCAGGCTCAACTGACGGAGGCCGACAGCCAGGAAGCTGGGCAGAAAATCGAGAAAGAAGAAGGCAGACTTCAGCCCTGCACGTTGGATGAAACACAAACCATCGAAGCCAAAGAGGAGTCCCCACTAAGTGCCGGGGAACACACACATCCAGATGTTTCCAAAGACGCGAATGAAGCTTTAGAGAAGATGGCGGCCGCTAGGGTGGAAAGTTCCCGGGTAGATGACCAGCAGCTTGAAGAGGTAGCTTTCCCAtccaaggaaaagagagaaggcccTGAAACAAAGTCGGTGCCAGAAGACGACGGTGGTGCTGGGTttggagaaagaacagagaagtcCCCGTTTGAATCCCGAGAAGATGAAAAAGGTGATGCTGCTGATGACCCCGGGAACCAAACCTCAGCCCCGGAAGATGCTGAGGCGTCAGGAGCCTCAACCAAAGAGCCTCCAGATGCAATTGGACCCAAACTGAAAGAGAAGGGAGATGGCCAGGAAGTagaatttcaggaagaaaaagtgCAGAGCGAGtcagaaaaagagagcaaaacacaaacacaggagGAGACACAGGACCAAGAGGGAGAACCGGCAAGACCCGAACCCACAGAATCCTAA
- the AKAP12 gene encoding A-kinase anchor protein 12 isoform X2, giving the protein MLGIITITVGQRESEDVSERDSDKDMAANSAAVQDITKEGQEEMPEMMEQIPASESSVDELTQPAEPQANDVGFKKVFKFVGFKFTVKKDKTEKSDAVQLLTVKRDEGLGPGGSDGAGDHREPSREMGDTTPKDAELKQSTEKPEETPRHEQSHPEISLQVESGPPAEEGKDEGEEKQEKEPAKSPDSPTSPVASETASPFKKFFTQGWAGWRKRTSFRKPREDELEASEKKKEQEPEKADAEENEKTEDLSEQPPSQEARESAQDARLSAEYEKVELPAEDQVQAPPEEKPAPLATEVFDEKVEIVAEVHVSTVEKDTAEQKAEVEEAVEPSPPEQLLETDADLQDAERPEALLKMEEEAGAPSGDHAQPAEGADAKAPPTPPEGVAGEVEVPSSQERTKVQGSPLKKLFTSSGLKKLSGKKQKGKRGGDEESGEQHPASADSPDIPDEPKGESSASSPEEPEEITCLEKGVAEAPQDGETEEGTTSDGEKKREGVTPWASFKKMVTPKKRVRRLSESDKEDEVDKVKSSTLSSTESAASEMQEEGKGNGEEQKPEEPKRKVDTSVSWEALICVGSSKKRARKASSSDDEGGPKPLGGDSPKPEEAGRDREPGPDALPAGSQDHDQPPGSSSPEQAGSPSEGEGVSTWESFKRLVTSRKKSKSKLEEKSEDLVAGSGLEYSASDAELGKEESWVSIRKFIPGRRKKRLDGKQEQAAMEDTGPTEVNEDDSDVPAVVPLSEYDAVEREKTEAQQALKSGEGPEQKVAVDVSEELSKSLVHTVTVAVMDGTRAVTSIEERAPSWISASVTEPLEQAEDEDKPPSGEVFEKEVIAEETPIDTKTLPESQEAADDTVASKVELTPEALTAAETTEAFCAEEATEASGAEETTDMVSAVSQLTDFPDTTEEATPVQEVEGSVPDMEDQAKRTQEVLQAVAEKVKEESQLPDARGLDDTIQTTQKGQAKILEQVEEAEEDSHTLDQKEAMDGASKGHVQETKTETLTQGAVIVQATPESLEKVPPGTESAEARELTSTCPAETVAAVKPETVPEQAVAPDSAETLTDSETDGSTPVADLEATNVSQQTKIMEIDEDGEVPSGTQYQVTEGEALPELKEMPPEPSSFQSQEEKHSEMEEVLEHTDKEVTVETVPILSKTEVIQEAGRCADEEAKEEPSVEGLVSADTEITEKKVTEVALEDEVTKKAEFQKNDDLELQRPATSLPTPVERERVVQVERDKTELEPTQVNEEKLECKPAVTTCEELGEQLVQAVNVTVIDGEKEVISFEGSSSLPVHKEEACTEIQVQSSEASLALTAAAVGEKVLGEAIKILETAETLQSAEARLVPEEKSSEKDEGSPAQRGEDAVPTGTESQATSVPVIVSVTPEKGISADLEGDKTTSQKWESDGDGEQVGCQEGSVSKTREEDLKAEDEILKLETESCKLVQNVIQTVVDQLGSTEETAAAFQTQAQLTEADSQEAGQKIEKEEGRLQPCTLDETQTIEAKEESPLSAGEHTHPDVSKDANEALEKMAAARVESSRVDDQQLEEVAFPSKEKREGPETKSVPEDDGGAGFGERTEKSPFESREDEKGDAADDPGNQTSAPEDAEASGASTKEPPDAIGPKLKEKGDGQEVEFQEEKVQSESEKESKTQTQEETQDQEGEPARPEPTES; this is encoded by the exons ATGCTGGGGATCATCACCATCACAG tTGGACAGAGAGAGTCTGAAGATGTGAGTGAAAGGGACTCAGACAAAGACATGGCTGCTAACTCAGCGGCGGTTCAAGACATCACGAAAGAGGGGCAGGAGGAAATGCCTGAGATGATGGAACAGATCCCTGCCTCAGAAAGCAGTGTAGACGAGCTGACGCAACCCGCTGAGCCCCAGGCTAACGATGTAGGATTTAAGAAGGTGTTTAAGTTTGTCGGCTTCAAATTCACTGTGAAAAAGGATAAGACAGAGAAGTCTGATGCTGTGCAGCTTCTCACCGTGAAAAGAGATGAAGGCCTAGGGCCAGGAGGGTCCGACGGGGCTGGTGACCACCGGGAGCCCAGCCGGGAGATGGGGGACACGACACCCAAAGACGCTGAGCTCAAACAGTCCACAGAGAAACCCGAAGAGACGCCCAGACACGAGCAGAGCCACCCAGAAATCTCCCTTCAGGTGGAGTCTGGTCCACCAGCCGAGGAAGGcaaagatgaaggagaagaaaaacaagagaaagaaccCGCCAAATCTCCAGACTCTCCGACTAGCCCAGTGGCCAGCGAAACCGCATCGCCCTTCAAAAAATTCTTCACTCAAGGTTGGGCCGGCTGGCGAAAAAGGACCAGTTTCAGGAAGCCTCGGGAGGACGAGCTGGAggcttcagagaagaaaaaggaacaagagCCAGAAAAGGCAGACGCAGAAGAAAACGAGAAGACGGAAGATCTGTCCGAGCAGCCGCCCTCACAGGAGGCCCGCGAGAGTGCCCAGGATGCCAGGCTGTCGGCTGAGTATGAAAAAGTGGAGCTGCCCGCCGAAGACCAAGTGCAAGCACCTCCAGAAGAGAAACCCGCCCCGTTAGCAACAGAAGTATTCGATGAAAAAGTAGAGATTGTCGCGGAGGTCCACGTCAGCACTGTAGAGAAGGACACGGCGGAGCAGAAAGCCGAGGTGGAAGAAGCAGTAGAGCCCTCGCCACCTGAGCAATTGCTTGAAACGGACGCCGACCTTCAGGACGCCGAGCGCCCGGAAGCGCtgctgaagatggaggaagaggcggGCGCCCCCAGCGGGGACCACGCCCAGCCGGCGGAGGGCGCAGACGCGAAAGCGCCTCCCACACCCCCTGAGGGCGTCGCGGGGGAGGTGGAGGTTCCGTCCTCGCAGGAGAGAACTAAGGtgcagggaagccctttaaagaAACTGTTCACGAGCAGCGGCTTAAAAAAGCTCtctggaaagaaacagaaagggaaaagaggaggagatGAGGAGTCCGGGGAGCAGCATCCAGCCTCAGCAGATTCTCCCGACATTCCAGACGAGCCCAAGGGCGAGAGCTCGGCCTCGTCCCCCGAAGAGCCCGAGGAGATCACGTGCCTGGAGAAAGGCGTGGCCGAGGCCCCCCAGGACGGGGAGACGGAGGAAGGGACCACTTCCGACGGAGAGAAGAAGAGGGAAGGTGTTACCCCCTGGGCATCTTTCAAAAAGATGGTGACGCCCAAGAAACGCGTGAGAAGGCTCTCTGAAAGTGACAAGGAGGACGAAGTGGACAAGGTCAAGAGCTCCACCCTGTCCTCCACGGAGAGCGCCGCCTCTGAAATgcaggaagaggggaaaggaaacGGAGAAGAGCAGAAGCCGGAAGAGCCAAAGCGCAAGGTTGACACCTCCGTGTCCTGGGAAGCTCTGATTTGTGTGGGGTCATCCaagaaaagagcaagaaaagCATCCTCTTCCGACGACGAAGGGGGGCCAAAACCCCTGGGAGGAGACAGCCCCAAAccagaggaagcagggagagacaGGGAGCCGGGCCCAGACGCGCTCCCTGCCGGCTCCCAAGACCACGACCAACCCCCAGGAAGTTCCTCACCCGAGCAGGCCGGCAGCCCCTCCGAAGGGGAGGGGGTCTCCACCTGGGAGTCATTTAAAAGATTAGTCACCTCGAGAAAAAAATCGAAGtcaaaactggaagagaaaagtgaagacTTGGTAGCTGGGTCCGGCCTAGAATATTCAGCCTCAGATGCTGAGCTGGGGAAAGAAGAGTCTTGGGTTTCAATCAGGAAGTTTATTCCTGGGCGAAGGAAGAAAAGGCTGGATGGGAAACAAGAACAAGCGGCGATGGAAGATACGGGGCCAACGGAGGTCAACGAGGACGATTCGGACGTCCCAGCCGTGGTGCCTCTGTCCGAGTACGATGCGGTGGAAAGGGAGAAAACGGAAGCACAGCAGGCTCTGAAGAGCGGGGAGGGCCCCGAGCAGAAGGTGGCTGTCGACGTGTCGGAGGAGCTCAGTAAGAGTCTGGTTCACACCGTGACTGTGGCTGTCATGGACGGGACAAGGGCCGTTACCAGCATCGAAGAAAGGGCACCTTCCTGGATCTCTGCTTCGGTGACAGAACCTCTTGAACAAGCAGAAGACGAAGACAAGCCACCATCTGGGGAGGTGTTTGAAAAAGAAGTCATTGCAGAGGAAACCCCCATCGATACCAAAACGCTGCCAGAGAGCCAGGAGGCCGCTGATGACACAGTCGCCAGCAAGGTGGAATTGACCCCTGAAGCTCTGACGGCCGCAGAAACCACAGAGGCATTCTGTGCTGAAGAAGCCACAGAAGCCTCTGGTGCTGAAGAGACCACCGACATGGTTTCGGCTGTTTCCCAGTTAACCGACTTTCCAGACACCACCGAGGAAGCAACACCAGTTCAGGAGGTGGAGGGCAGCGTGCCCGACATGGAAGACCAGGCGAAGAGGACCCAAGAGGTGCTGCAGGCCGTTGCAGAAAAAGTTAAAGAGGAATCACAGCTGCCTGACGCCAGAGGGCTAGATGACACCATCCAGACAACCCAGAAAGGACAGGCAAAAATACTGGAGCAGGTGGAAGAAGCAGAAGAGGATTCTCACACACTCGATCAGAAGGAAGCAATGGATGGAGCATCCAAAGGACATGtacaagaaacaaaaactgagacTTTGACACAGGGGGCGGTGATTGTACAGGCCACCCCAGAAAGCTTGGAAAAAGTTCCTCCAGGCACAGAGAGTGCAGAGGCCAGGGAGCTTACAAGCACTTGTCCAGCTGAAACCGTGGCTGCGGTAAAACCAGAGACTGTCCCGGAACAGGCTGTTGCTCCTGACTCAGCTGAAACCCTCACAGACAGTGAGACCGATGGAAGCACCCCAGTAGCAGATCTTGAAGCTACAAATgtaagccagcagaccaagatcATGGAAATCGATGAAGATGGTGAGGTTCCATCCGGTACCCAATACCAGGTCACAGAAGGTGAGGCACTTCCTGAACTGAAAGAGATGCCTCCAGAACCTTCCAGTTTTCAATCCCAGGAAGAAAAGCATTCAGAAATGGAAGAGGTTCTAGAACATACAGATAAAGAGGTAACAGTGGAAACTGTACCCATCCTTTCAAAAACTGAGGTGATTCAAGAGGCTGGCCGATGTGCTGATGAGGAAGCCAAAGAGGAGCCATCTGTCGAAGGACTTGTGTCTGCTGACACAGAAATAACCGAGAAAAAGGTAACTGAAGTTGCCCTTGAGGATGAAGTTACGAAAAAAGCTGAATTTCAGAAGAATGATGATCTCGAACTCCAGAGACCTGCTACGTCTCTTCCAACCCCAGTGGAGCGAGAGAGGGTAGTTCAAGTGGAAAGGGACAAAACGGAATTAGAGCCAACTCAAGTAAATGAAGAGAAACTTGAGTGCAAACCAGCTGTTACCACCTGTGAAGAGCTCGGTGAGCAACTGGTTCAGGCAGTGAATGTAACCGTCATAGATGGGGAAAAGGAAGTCATCAGTTTTGAAGGAAGTTCTTCTCTGCCCGTTCACAAGGAAGAGGCGTGCACAGAAATTCAAGTTCAAAGCTCTGAGGCATCATTAGCTCTAACAGCTGCAGCAGTGGGGGAGAAGGTCTTAGGAGAAGCTATCAAGATTTTAGAAACAGCGGAAACTTTGCAATCTGCAGAGGCACGTTTAGTGCCGGAAGAAAAGTCCTCAGAAAAAGATGAAGGCTCTCCTGCTCAGCGGGGAGAAGATGCGGTGCCCACAGGGACTGAATCTCAGGCCACATCAGTGCCGGTGATAGTATCTGTTACGCCTGAAAAAGGCATCAGTGCTGACCTGGAAGGAGATAAAACCACATCACAGAAATGGGAGTCAGATGGCGACGGTGAGCAGGTTGGTTGTCAGGAAGGCAGCGTAAGCAAAACAAGAGAGGAGGATTTAAAGGCTGAAGATGAGATTTTGAAACTTGAGACAGAGAGCTGCAAGCTTGTACAAAACGTAATTCAGACAGTTGTTGACCAGTTGGGGAGTACAGAAGAAACGGCCGCTGCTTTCCAGACCCAGGCTCAACTGACGGAGGCCGACAGCCAGGAAGCTGGGCAGAAAATCGAGAAAGAAGAAGGCAGACTTCAGCCCTGCACGTTGGATGAAACACAAACCATCGAAGCCAAAGAGGAGTCCCCACTAAGTGCCGGGGAACACACACATCCAGATGTTTCCAAAGACGCGAATGAAGCTTTAGAGAAGATGGCGGCCGCTAGGGTGGAAAGTTCCCGGGTAGATGACCAGCAGCTTGAAGAGGTAGCTTTCCCAtccaaggaaaagagagaaggcccTGAAACAAAGTCGGTGCCAGAAGACGACGGTGGTGCTGGGTttggagaaagaacagagaagtcCCCGTTTGAATCCCGAGAAGATGAAAAAGGTGATGCTGCTGATGACCCCGGGAACCAAACCTCAGCCCCGGAAGATGCTGAGGCGTCAGGAGCCTCAACCAAAGAGCCTCCAGATGCAATTGGACCCAAACTGAAAGAGAAGGGAGATGGCCAGGAAGTagaatttcaggaagaaaaagtgCAGAGCGAGtcagaaaaagagagcaaaacacaaacacaggagGAGACACAGGACCAAGAGGGAGAACCGGCAAGACCCGAACCCACAGAATCCTAA